The nucleotide sequence CCGAAGCCCCAATGTGATACGCTTCTCTGGCTATTCCCCAAGTTATGAGCCCAGTAATGAGCCAACTTGTAAATACCACCAGCCAGAATAAACTCTTATAGAAGTATCTCAATACCGACCCCAGGACGATCAAAGGTACCGAGTTGTTGATCAGGTGAACCATATCGGCATGTAAAAAGGGCATGGTGATCACCCCGACCAAGCCTTCCAAGGTCCGTGGAAATAGCCCCCACGTACTCCACGACCGCCCTGACCTCCATTCTAAATAAAAGGCGACCCATGCCGCGAGCATCAAATAAAACGGAGGTAAAATATGTACTAGTCCAGGACGTTCGATCTTTGATTTTGAAGGTTCAGACATGTCGTTAAAGTAGGAATTAATGGCTATTTTGGCCGGCATGAGTGCAGTATCAAAAACCGTGCAAAGTCCAGAGTCCCCACTGGCCGAAAGAATGCGTCCGGCCAACCTCGATGAATACATGGGTCAGTCGGCACTCGTAGGCCCAGACGGCGTTCTACGGAAAATGATACGCTCAGGCAACATTGCCAGTTTCATTTTGTGGGGTCCGCCGGGGGTCGGTAAAACCACCTTGGCCGAGATCATCGCTCAGCAGCTCGACCGACCATTTTACAGGTTAAGTGCCATTTCGGCAGGAGTTAAAGACGTACGCGAGGTGATCAAAAAAGCCGGTGAGGGCGGTATGTTCAACAAAGGACGCCCGATCGTATTCATCGACGAGATCCATCGGTTCAGTAAATCACAACAAGATTCGCTCCTTGGAGCAGTGGAAAAAGGAGTGATTACTCTGGTAGGTGCAACTACTGAAAACCCGAGCTTTGAAGTGATTCCCGCGCTCTTGTCGCGCTGTCAAGTATATACGTTAAAGCCGTTCACAGCCGAGGAACTCCGCAAACTTTTGGACAGAGCCATTAAAAAGGACTCTTGGCTAAGGCAGCACGATGTGCGTTTGATCGAAGATGAAGCCCTACTGAGAATATCAGGAGGTGATGCGCGAAAATTACTGAACACATTGGAGCTGGTGGTCGTTTCAGCCGAAGGAAGCACCATAGAGATAACCAATGAATTCGTTTTGGGCCAGAGCCAAGAAAAGCTCGCCATGTACGACAAGTCGGGAGAACAACACTACGATATCATCTCGGCATTCATCAAAAGCATTCGAGGATCGGACCCCAATGCCGGAGTTTATTGGCTGGCCCGAATGATTGAAGGGGGTGAGGACTTGAAGTTCATCGCTCGCCGATTAATCATTTTAGCGTCTGAAGACATCGGAAATGCGAATCCGACCGCTTTGGTGATCGCGAATAGCACCTTTCAGGCCGTGAGTACTATTGGATACCCGGAATCGCGAATCGTACTCGCTCAGTGCGTTACCTACCTAGCGAGTTCTCCGAAGAGCAATGCAGCGTATCTGGCCGTAGGCCGTGCTCAAGAAGAAGTAGGAAAAAGCGGCAACCTGTCGGTCCCTCTTCATTTACGGAATGCTCCCACTAGTTTAATGAAGGATCTCGATTACGGTAAGGGATACAAATATAGTCACGATCATTCCGGGAACTTTGCCGAGCAGGAGTTCCTTCCGGACGAACTGAGCGGTACCGCCTTTTACGAGCCCGGCGACAATACCAGAGAACAAGCGCTCCGTACATTTCTGCAGGAGTGCTGGAAGAACAAATACGGTTACTGAGATCAGTCGTAGTAGTAAACGAGACCCCCGCCTCCACCTTCTGATCCGCCTTCTGGGTTACCTTCAGGTGATTCTTCGGCCGGAGTGTTCTGCATAGGAGTTTCTACCGGTGATTCGACCGGCTCCTTTACTCTCGGGTTGGATATAGATCCGAAATTGAGCGAGAAACCAGTTCTGAAGTTAAATTCCTGAACGTTTTGAATATTGGTGAGGCCCTCTATATAGTCGGCCATAAAGTGCCATTGGAAGGTTCTCCCTAGAGCAAAACCTACACCAAAGTTATTGAACCCTTGGTTGTAGGCGGTGTACTGTGCTTTAACTTGAAACCAATTGGTTAGGTCACCGTAGTATGAAACCCCAAAGGCCTGAATGCCGATTCCGAATGCATTTTCATTGTAGTACTGCAGCCCGACCTCGTGTTTTGGATGGAACCTCCATTGTACTCCTAAATTGATCTTGCGATTCAATGAAGTCGAAAACGAATTAAAGGTGGTGTCCGGGTTCAACAACTCTCCGATAGAATCGAAGTAGCTCGACAACTTATCGCCAAATCCTGTGGTATCTTCTTCATTGAATAGGTCTTGGGTTATTCCAGTCACGTTTATACTCCGTGACTGAACAACATAATTCTCAGCGGTTTCAGACCAATTGATGTTGCCCAAATCCTGAATACTCGCGGTAACGCTCCATTCGTCGTTAATGAAGTACTGTGCACCGAAATCGAGCCCTACCCCTGAGTTTGAAAAAGTTGTATCCACTTCGCACCAAATCACCCGCGGAGAAATCGTCGTCTGGAATTCCCGCCATGTTAATGGCTCCTCCAGCCATCAAGGTCACGACGTATGGGTTCGGGCTTGAGGTTTCTGTCAACACACTGAGTTGATCAATCTCCGTTTGAATGGCACCTAAACCGCTGATGAATTTCACCCGTGCACCTACGCGGAGACGCTCTTCGAGGAACGCATGGCTATACCCAATATGATAAAAGGCATAGTGGTGTCCTTGTATTTCGGTTGGCGACCAATCCAAGGTAGTCCCGACATACGGTGCATTTCCATATGCCAAAAACTTAAACAAGTCCGGGGCTATTTTTCCGGCTTGGGCCATACGGTACGAAGCGCCAAATGTTAGGTACCCCGTTTCGCCAAGTCCAAAACCAACGAACAGCAAGTCATAATCGACACTTGTTTGGATGTAATCATCAACCGTCAAATCATCTACTTGACCTTCAAACTCCGTTTGAAAATCCGAGTCCTTATCGAACAGCGACAGGCTGAAAAGTGATTGATTAAAAAAGGCTCCTGCACTTGAGATGCCTGGTAATCCTACAGTTACCTCCGCATCCGGTCTTAGCGCCGGATTGATCAAGGTTGATTGAGGAACCGAGTAAAAATTCGTTCATGTCTGGTTTGGTTGAGCCATCGTGATCAATCCTGTAATCATCGCCAACCCTGTGAGTTTGATGTTCTTAGTTTTCATTGATCAGGATTTTAACTTTTGATTCGATAGCCAAATAGATCGCCATATTGTCCGTTGTTCGCATGACGTAGTTCTGATTCCCGTTTTGAGGGGTACTCAGTGAGGTTCGAACCAAAATTCGCTCTGAACTGAAAAAAGCATCTGTTTGAGCTTCGTCTAGCTCGACTATATTCTCTCGAAAGGTATTTGCAATGACATACCCATCGCCGTCCACCTGGGCGGCCTCGAGCAGCTGTGTTTGAACAGAGTCAATCGCTACTCCATTTTCATCTTCCATGATGAGAGAAACGACCGCATCCAATCCAATGCCGTTATCGACATTTATATACAGCGTGACTGTTTCCGGATTCAGCCCAGAATCTTCATCGATTGAGAATGTAGCATTGATCGTATCCTCTACGACTAAGTTGTTGGCGCTGATGTTCAGCCCAATATCGACCTCAAGACCAACTTTCAACAGGGACTCCCTGAAAATGAAGTTATTCCCCGTATTACCGTCGGGATTAATATCAACCGTACCATCAATTTCGATCGACTCGGGAATATTGGACAAAAAATCAACGACATTACTATTGTTCTTGTCGATGACGATCTCTCCTTCGATGTTCTGTCCAGCCTGCCCCAGGGTCGGATAGACAATATCTGACGGCGGCATATTGAGCGGAACGGAGTTCCCCGAAGCACTGATTCCGACCATATCAAAATTCGTTCTTATTGGTGCTCCTACTCCATTGGTGGTGATCAGTTTAACGATGGGGTCGTTGATTTGGAAGTCTCCCGTGAACTGATCCAAGAAGTCGATATTCAGTTCAACATTTGTACCGCTTAGGTCCTCCTCTATAGCGCCGAAGTAACCTTCGATATACTCGAACTCCATATTATTGAAGAGTAGGGTTCCTTCAACGGTTTGAGAAGTGTCGATGTTAACCACAGATCCGTCAGAAGCTGCGCCCCTAAACTGGAATCCCAGACTAAGTCTGTTGTGCGGCTGACTGGGGTCTTGGTCCATTCTTAATTCCGCCCCGCTCAAATCGATGGATCCGGTATTTGGTTGATTTACGGCAATAGGAATTACGGCTTCTAGAGGATCCCCGTTGACATCAAAACTACCAAGGAATTGTACCACGATCTCCGTTGGTCGCTCCATTGTGCTCGTGAGGTTGTACTCGAGATCCCCGTCAAAAAGCTCGAGGATCAAAATTTCCTCACCATTGGCAAATTGGAAATCTACTTCAGCCGTACTATCAAGCAACGTTTGTTGGATTACATCTCCCATTCTTTGGAATACGAAAAGGTCCTCAACTTCGAGCGACCAATCGAGCTCATCCGAAAGGTCAATAGGAACGAAACTCGCACCGGGTGTTGATAGCGAAACGATGTCTACTTCGAAACTATTATCCATCGAGGATGGCACCGTGAACGTTCCGAATCCAGTTCCACCTGAAGCAACGGTCGGGAACGTAAAACCGGCTAGGGTATTTCCAGCACTTACGATGTTCACAACGACATTGTTCAGATCGA is from Flavobacteriales bacterium and encodes:
- a CDS encoding replication-associated recombination protein A; protein product: MSAVSKTVQSPESPLAERMRPANLDEYMGQSALVGPDGVLRKMIRSGNIASFILWGPPGVGKTTLAEIIAQQLDRPFYRLSAISAGVKDVREVIKKAGEGGMFNKGRPIVFIDEIHRFSKSQQDSLLGAVEKGVITLVGATTENPSFEVIPALLSRCQVYTLKPFTAEELRKLLDRAIKKDSWLRQHDVRLIEDEALLRISGGDARKLLNTLELVVVSAEGSTIEITNEFVLGQSQEKLAMYDKSGEQHYDIISAFIKSIRGSDPNAGVYWLARMIEGGEDLKFIARRLIILASEDIGNANPTALVIANSTFQAVSTIGYPESRIVLAQCVTYLASSPKSNAAYLAVGRAQEEVGKSGNLSVPLHLRNAPTSLMKDLDYGKGYKYSHDHSGNFAEQEFLPDELSGTAFYEPGDNTREQALRTFLQECWKNKYGY